Proteins from a genomic interval of Quercus lobata isolate SW786 chromosome 11, ValleyOak3.0 Primary Assembly, whole genome shotgun sequence:
- the LOC115967751 gene encoding putative FBD-associated F-box protein At3g50710 yields MKNQRRETEEEEHSDIISSLPDCMLAHILSFLPTKHAILTSILSSRWRVLWTLVPVLHLDKPTLYSIRTSILDDILLPRNPSTLCKLRIDCPRRSFVDKCVQAAILRGVQELDLVFDLDNQTKEFPASVFFCTTLVVLKLRGHFLLNPPDSASSSSSMFPSLKTLQISHVYYANHNSLSTVLAACPLLQDLRIKVGDSDLDFLDKETDKKFNILVFVPTLKILVLDCSFLRWSFKLHINTPALEYFNFKGDLDNDVVSENLPNLFKSVLDVRRCYYLDWMLKLTNFMGPLCNIRSMELWIGTAKYILEHSSSNNHYDIPMFHNLSSLKFYGDLWAMWSPWNAVQLLLCRAPKLQTLTFELNYRCCIRSFSVDIPLKKPLDVPECLSSHLTTCHYKGFSGHAMELVEQILKESKVLKTMKITFNSDLDSKEKLRIHEEIMKFPRTSQTCQIVFD; encoded by the exons ATGAAGAACCAGAGGAGAGAAACGGAAGAGGAAGAGCACTCTGACATTATCAGCAGTCTACCAGACTGTATGCTCGCCCATATCCTCTCTtttctcccaaccaaacacGCCATTCTCACAAGCATTTTGTCGAGCAGGTGGAGGGTTCTCTGGACTCTCGTCCCTGTTCTTCACTTGGACAAGCCCACACTTTATAGTATCAGAACTTCGATCTTGGATGATATTTTATTGCCCAGAAACCCCTCCACCCTTTGCAAGCTGCGCATCGATTGTCCTCGTCGATCCTTCGTTGACAAATGTGTCCAAGCCGCCATCCTGCGTGGCGTGCAAGAGCTCGACCTTGTTTTCGACCTTGATAATCAAACTAAGGAGTTTCCCGCTAGTGTCTTCTTCTGTACAACATTAGTGGTTTTGAAATTGAGGGGCCACTTTCTTCTCAATCCTCCTGattctgcttcttcctcttcttcaatgTTCCCAAGTCTCAAGACTCTACAAATTTCACATGTTTACTATGCGAACCACAACTCTCTCTCCACAGTCCTCGCCGCGTGCCCGCTGCTCCAAGATTTGAGGATCAAAGTTGGTGACTCTGATTTGGATTTTTTGGACAAGGAAACAGACAAGAAGTTCAATATCCTTGTATTCGTACCTACGCTGAAAATATTAGTTTTGGATTGCTCTTTTTTACGCTGGTCATTCAAACTCCACATAAACACCCCGGCTCTCGAGTACTTTAATTTCAAAGGCGATTTGGACAATGATGTTGTTTCTGAAAATCTCCCCAACTTGTTTAAATCAGTCCTTGATGTTCGTAGGTGTTATTATCTAGACTGGATGTTGAAATTGACAAACTTCATGGGACCACTCTGTAACATTAGATCCATGGAATTGTGGATAGGAACAGCAAAG TACATCCTTGAACACTCGTCGTCTAATAATCATTATGACATTCCCATGTTTCATAATTTGTCTTCCTTGAAGTTTTATGGTGACTTGTGGGCTATGTGGTCTCCGTGGAATGCAGTACAACTATTGCTTTGTCGAGCTCCAAAGCTACAAACACTCACCTTTGAATTGAATTACCGGTGTTGCATTCGTAGTTTTTCAGTTGACATTCCCTTGAAGAAGCCATTAGATGTTCCTGAATGTCTGTCATCACACCTTACAACTTGTCATTATAAAGGATTTTCAGGGCATGCCATGGAACTTGTTGAACAAATCCTGAAGGAATCAAAAGTATTAAAGACAATGAAAATCACTTTCAACAGTGATCTAGACTCAAAGGAGAAGCTTCGTATTCACGAGGAGATAATGAAGTTCCCAAGGACATCTCAAACTTGTCAAATTGTATTTGACTAA